The region catatgatatatattatttgtaatatattgaatatattgaatatttttaataacgttattttttttttctttttctttttcttctttttctttttgttgttgttgtttTGTATTTATAGAAGCATGGACTAATTGtttatcatatatacaattatttataaaatttatatgtatataatgCAATCTTAAAAATCTATATGTTAGATTTTtaagaaaattattaacAATACATGTTAATAATATCGTTTGATGAGATTTGGgcaatatattttttattattaatatatttttcatataattattatctaGAAGAAAATGTGCTTCATCAATTATTAATGTAtcacataaaaaaaacatatttgaaaattgtttgaaatattttataaaatttattagATATCCAGGTGtacttataataatatgtggtttttttttttttatatttttcaattCATCtagtatatttatatatttctttcCATGCATATAATgacatataatattatatggatgatacataattaatttttttaaaatacCATAAGATTGTTCAActaataaaatatttggacatattattaaagctaaaacataattatcttctatatttgttttcttttttatattatttatttgtattattattttatgtagCAGACAATTCATATAACCTAATGTTTTACCTGAGCttttaaatgatgatattaataaatcataatttttaaaaaatattggAAAAGTAACATATTGAACACTTgtcaaatattttatatggaaattttttataagacTTAActtaatataattatccAGATTTATGttatcaatttttttatgttctaaacatgataataataattcttttttatgAGATTCacaataatttattaaattaaataaataattactttgtattttttttattctttttatattttttatattttttatatttttttgtgtaacaaaatttttataatattccataaaattttgtgaagaaaatttattatattttttttttttttcaccCACAAGATAATTACTACAAAGACTATTAATACTATTACTACCATTCATATTACTACCATTCATATTACTACCATTCATATTACTATCACTTATTTTGTGTGTAGTTTCATTTGTTTGATACCCTTTTAATAATCCACggtttaaaaaaaaatcatatatataataagttACATATTCTCTATTAGATGAAGTAGATATATAAAGATCACATTTATACTTTTTAAATTTGTCTAtacaatatttatttagatcttttatattatcataaattattttattcttttcatttaCAAAATTAGATATACAAGTCCCTTCCTTTTCTTcattatgtatatatatatgttttttttcttcattatatatatatttttttttttcttcattatatatatttttttttttttcttcattatatatatttttttttttttcttcttcttctatatcattttttttgatacTATCTGGACTACATATAAGctcatttattatattctttccaaatacatattcattttcttttctttttctttttatttttttttgaaaaacgtaagaaaatatatttctacATGATTTCTCTCcatgttttatttttgaagGACATAacatttaaattatttttctaCTTATTTATTCTTTCATAAAAACACAACAGAATTATAACACACCACAAAAAATGAAACGTAAAATGAgggggaaaaaaaaaaaaaaaaatatatatatatatatatatatatattatatatttattttaattattcatatatttttttgtgtatactataatatacaactcataaattatttctaatattaattataatcatgtggtttttattcttttctatataacctcaataatatatttttctcttacatttttataaaatatggAGCGCCTgccatatatataaaatttttatcaaaaatatattttctatgatatatattaagatgttataatatatatatataaatatatatatgtatatgtatttatatttatatttatatttatatttaaatttaaatttttttttttttttttattaatgtgttaaattattctataaataaataatataatatgtatttatttttattataccttttaatatattgaCTAACAATTAAATTgtttcatttaaaaaaaaaaaaatatatatatatattttatttatttaataaatattatgagtaatatatatataatttcaaATAAGTTTCATAatacttttaaaaaatatataacatgCTAAGGGCAGGTGGTGTAGTGGTATCACGCTTGATTTGCATTCAAGAGGTCCGGGGTTCAATTCCCCGTCTGTccatataaaaaaaaaaaatttttttttaatattatatatatattatattatatatattattattaataattatgatatatacatatatatattaatatataaatatttattttatttatatattaatttttttttttttttaaagtcaacatatatatatatatataattatacatGATAGCAAAAAATGCagatattatattaaattaaatatttatttattttcatatttaatttaattttttctttttatttattaattttttttctttattctttaatttttaagaaaaaaatttaattaatttttatttttcccACGCCGGGAATTGAACCCGGGCCTTTCGGGTGAGAGCCGAATATCCTAGCCACTAGACCACGTGGGATATAATTTGATGTACTTACTTTTTAATtattgataaaataaaaataaacacataatttattatttctattgtctttattttctgttttaattataatattacatatattttataatatatatgatcatcatcataatacaatattgttttgatattaaaaaaaaaaaaaaaaaaaaaaaaaaaattcaaaaatatattaaacattataagtgttatatattatatatatatatatatatatatatatattaaacaaGTGTAAcatttacaaaaaaaaaaaaaaaaatgaactacataaaattttatactccatttttttttataatgaaGTTAATATAGTAACAAAGTAGTCATAATTCTTATAGATACATTAACATTAACATtaacattaatatatatatatatatatttttatttatttatttatttatttatttatttatttatttattattttttaatatgtcTCTTACATTTTATACATAGAAACTTTTATGAAGTTGTTTTTTAATATcctttatattattgttatatttcTTGCCTGAGTAATATATAAGgtctatattttttctttctttcttttttttcgtTGTATCAATATTTAGTATGGCCTTATCAAACTTgtcattatatttattatctaatgaatttattatttttaaatattcaatataataagataagtcatataaaatatttttctctttttcttttttcatattattatttaagACACTTGAATGTAATATTTccataatattttcatcattcatttcttttatgTCTTCATTGTTTTCATAATTGATTTTATCACATATTATAATCTTActaattaaattaaatacaAGAGCAAAATAAAGACAGATCCTCATGAAGACCTTTAAACCTTCCATCTTAAAATATGacaaataaataagtaAACAAACAagtatataattatttatatatatatatatatttatttatttatatttatctcTTAACATATACAATTTACCAgatgttatatttttttataattttaaaatggaaaataattcggtgaacaaaaaaaaaaaaaaaaaaaaaaaaaaaaaattatacatttgaaatattttattatttatttttatatgtaaaaaaaaatatattttattttattttttttttttatagtattatatattttatttttattatttaatatttatatatttattaatttattttaattattatttaatatttttNNNNNNNNNNNNNNNNNNNNNNNNNNNNNNNNNNNNNNNNNNNNNNNNNNNNNNNNNNNNNNNNNNNNNNNNNNNNNNNNNNNNNNNNNNNNNNNNNNNNNNNNNNNNNNNNNNNNNNNNNNNNNNNNNNNNNNNNNNNNNNNNNNNNNNNNNNNNNNNNNNNNNNNNNNNNNNNNNNNNNNNNNNNNNNNNNNNNNNNNNNNNNNNNNNNNNNNNNNNNNNNNNNNNNNNNNNNNNNNNNNNNNNNNNNNNNNNNNNNNNNNNNNNNNNNNNNNNNNNNNNNNNNNNNNNNNNNNNNNNATTAAAAATtacattttaaaatattaaaaaaaaataataaaacaaaaaaaattaaaagtattattaaataataaaatatttttttatatttgacaataaaaaaaaaaaatttaccagatgttatatttttttataattttaaaatgaaaaataattcggtgaaaaaaaaaaaaaaaaaaaaaaaaaaaaaaaaattgaaatatatatccttCTACACTTTacatcatttttaaaaagaaaatattaaatttatagacaattattctttttatgatataagaatatatagGTGAATACCTGAAACCGTGTAATTACAACGTTTAATACATGAGTagaacaaatataaaaatattatatatatatatatatatatatatatttatagtaataatatcctttgttttttattttcaaattttttttttttttttaaatcataAGAAATAGAAAACGTTAAAGGAATAACATATTGACacattttaaattataCTAAATATtgttgaaaaaaaaaaaaaaatgcacacgcatatatatatatatatatatatatatatatatatatatatatattatcaaatatgtaacatcaaaaaaataaacaaaaaatacatttttataaaatcttatatatatatatatatatatatattaattgaaatacaaattaaagaataaatattttaatgctcttgtatttatttttatataacttTCATTATTACACAAATTTAAGATATgagaataatatattctcatatttaatttattcattccttggtttattttttgtctcctttttattttttcttttattttttctttttcttttgtatttattttacttttCCTTTTTGCTTGTTTGTTCTTAATAATAGAAAGTAAATGGCTAGTATTTTttatactatatatattatcaagAGTATCAAATATGttttttgaaataaaatttttatcaaGGTCTCTAAAGTATATTAAAAAGTCatctatattttctattACCATATCATCTAAATATAAATCGTTTTCCACATTTTGTATACTttcatctttattatattcttttctttcatttatatatatatattttttttttttataaaataaatccttattattttcacccacattttttatatcctCCAATTGTATGAATGATAAAAAGGCATCATAACCATATAACCATGGGTcgtaaaaataaaataattttttttttttcttgttaatattataatttatatataacgTAAATAAGGTTTCCAAgttttcaaatatatttgttattcTATTCACAAGGGgaattataattttaaaaaatatattataaaaattgatatttctttttatatatgattcaaataatttctccattatttctattttatcattaaCTTTTATATACCTTATCGCATTCgttaaattattaatagacatataatcatttttattaatcTCAAAACAATACAGAAATAATTCTTCTAAActctttatttttaataaacatatattcTTACTACtattttgtataatattatcaactatatatttcatatttctatctaattctttttcaatactattatttataaagaACGTACCTGTCTTTTCTTctatacattttatttcCTCTTCATTTGTTAATAAAGTTTCATATTCTACATTCTTTTCTTTACTTAAATCTTCTACTTTTTCTATAGGATCTCTATTTGAAATTTTCACAGAAAAATTACTTATATCTTCTTCCTCAATActtaaatttaaattttcatcTTCATGATCTGTACATACCTTTTGTGCATTTACCTGACTTgtacatattttttgtaCATTTACCTGACCTGTACATATATTCTGGTCATTGTCTTGACGTGTACAAAATTTTTCTATTCCATTATAATTTCCCATATTTTTAgcattataataaatattattttgaacatttttattattttgttcaaCTCCCTTTTTTGTATCATGagtataatttttcttttcaatattattgTGATGATGATGGTTATTCTTCTTCAAATCATGCATTTCAAAATTAGTAAAAAAGGAACCTTTTTTATCAtcctttatatatttgaaaatcattttattaatatttttaagaaaataGGTTAAAAGGTgttcataaatattaattttgttCTTAAATGGAGGAACCGAAAGTGGCAAGAAAAATAGTAGCAAATGAAAACAGGAGTTATtaattttgtatatattttttttaattgatTTAAAGcttttactttttttaataattttaataatttttttctttttcttttcatcaatacatgttttatttaactgttcatatatgttataaagatataaataagtaCATTTTAGCACTTGAactatttttttcttatttacatatttaattaaagattttaataatttattagggtttatttgttttatatcGAATGATAACTTTTCCCATAATTGtgttaataaatttataaaaataagaaagTAAAGTGAATaacttatatttttataaaagatatCTAATGTAAGTACCTTCTCATGTTTTTGATAAAAATCGTTAATGAAATTATGTGAATTGctaatattattaattaaaatattctttttcgtaatacatttattcatattatctatatatatattaaaaaagaaaaagtctttgatattcatatgaaaaatatcttcaatgaaaaaatgtatataatcattataatCGTACATTTCATTAAAACCActtttcataatatttttttcttttcttaaaaatatttggAAATCTTTAATGTTCATATAATGAaagttatattttttattttcttcaaaaATAGGAAAGATATctaaataattttttctcATTAAAATATTGTAAATATCATCATAACATTTTAAGTCATATTCATTAGAAGTAACATATGCAATAGACAAATTAAATGGTTCCTTTTGcttttcatttttcatttttctttttttattttctatttcgaaataatttaacatgttataattattttcttttttgtttttgCTTATATGGGTGTACACATTTTGAATATTGTCTGTTGTAAAGTCCACACATTGTACATGTTCCATCTGTTCATCCATTTGATCATTCGTTTTATCATCTACTAGATTATTAGTTCGATCATCATTTTGATAATCCACTGGATTATTAATTCGATCATCATTTTGATCATCCACTGGATTATTAATTCGATCATCATTTTGGTCATCCACTGGATTATTAATTCGATCATCATTTTGATCATCCACTGGATTATTAATTTGATCATCATTTTGGTCATCcatctttttatttttattgtacATATTTACAGTATCCTTTTTAGTATCCATAATATCACttgttataatattattatttattattgtattactattcatttgtatattttcAATCTGTTCATTTTCAAGATCTTTAAAATGATCACTAATATTGCCCTTTTCTATATCATCCTCTTTAATTTCATTCATAATATCTTTAGAAAAATCtacataattattttcatcattaatattatttcctATGATATCTTTActaatattttctatttcttcaattatttcaaaaaaagaattattttcattatcatttattatttgtggctgtttttttttctcaaTAAAATAGTCCATACAATGTATTCCaatatcatcatcatttttatgtatcatattattattatattgaccggtcataaatatattattcctattatcatatatgacatttattttttcttgGGGCATTATATTGTTTTCTGAATATAAGTTTGCACAATCAGATGAAATGttattttgtatatcaTATGGTACATctattttttcatcataaaaattttcatttttttcaaatatagAATACTCTTTCATATCATAAGACAAATTTGTTTTTTCCTCCACCTCTTCCACATTATTACTTtttgaaataatataagaaCTGTTTTTATTCATATCCAATGAAAAGGTATCATCATCATGATCATgatcatttttaattttatttttatgtataaGAACACCTTCATCACTTCCttcataattttcttttaatgaatatatatcatcaCTTAATTCTATTAATTgatcattttttattttctccTCTTTTTCATTACGTAAACTGTTTTCATATATACTTCGAGAGAATTTTTCGCAATAAATTTCATGgtcattattataatcattgaaaaaaaaaaaatctttcctatatatattttggTCAACATTCTCAATATTCtcataaaataattcatcacaattttcataaaattGATCATTTACTCTATCGTTTTTTTGAATAGGCAATTGAACATTGTCACAAGAAATTCCAACATTATCATTAATTATGGAAATGTTGTGTTTGTCCATTTGTAAATTGTCACTAAAAGTATGCACATTTTGATTAGCCATTTCTATATGTTGACTAGCCATTTCTACATTTTGATTAGCCATTTCTACATTTTGATTAGCCATTTCTACATTTTGATTAGCCATTTCTACAATTTGACTAGCCATTTCTACATTTTGACTAGCCATTTCTACATTTTGACTAGCCATTTCCACATTATGACTATCcatatttacatttttagtatccatatttacatttttagTATCCATTTCCacattaaaaatatactccctttttgtataatttttatctttaCAAATATCTTCCCActcttttaaattataatgaagaaTATCTGAATTTATTTGGTTTGATTTCTTTTGtgttaatattatatctttttctttttcataaGAAATGGATGCATTGTCTTGAAACCTTTCAATCTTTAAATTTGGATGATGTTGATATGtgtatgtattattatGGCATATATTTTGGTCATTCATTTCAAAATTGAGTAAATCATACATTTCATTTTGAGTTGTAAGTTTATGAGGAATATGTTTATCagtatataaattaataatatcagAATGGTTTGTagaattaatattttcatttgtGTGTATGGAATGATTTTCATTAttgattatattttttatttcattgCAATTgtttgtaaaaaatatatcttcatttattaaattaatattattataagaaactgtatgaatattattatcatttattttattataattattactGTTATGAAGATCATGATGATGAATAACATTTTGTTgcattatatttttttcattttgtaacatattgaatgaaaaaatatcatgatttatttgttctacttgttcattttttttttctaaagATGAGAATGTTGAATATGTATAGTTTTCACTTGTTgtgttattatttacagaatggttatatttattaatatgtttatttttttcgttataattaaaatcaaggtttaataaaatatcgaaggaattatttaaattatcattGGTACTTACATTGTCaacattattaatatgacAAATGTTATAAACATCATTTGTGTTATTGGaactttttatattattagtTTCATTTGACCAgtttattaaattttcatttgttccattaataaaagatgattctttttgttttttatgGGTATGGGTTTGAAGAGAAATATCTTCTgcattatttattttgcCATCAccatcattattattattactattactattattattattattattactattatttttttttttgttgtcGTCTATGTTTTGAATATCTAGAAGATTATGAAAATTTTCTTGttctttaattttattttgtatatttgttttttcaAGGTTAAATAAGTTGTCCTTTATATTACAGTGTGTTgtgtaatttttttttttttttttgtttttttctatttcttcattttgtaaatgtatattaaaaatattataatcctcattatttttattatcatgtaaatatgtatgatgattatataaagtATGCACtgaataattttctttcatattaacattttgcatattattatattttattatattatctgTATGATAAAAATCATAGTTTTCAATATAACTTTgatcataattatattttgttttgctacaaatttttgtttgttttaTATTGGAAGATTCTTTTATATGTGAATTAACTTgatattcatttaatataatattatcattttcttgtgtattttctttttcaacatatgaaaaaatattatacaaggttttaatattcttaatatttactttattatttcttcctaaattattaaaatggTTGTTTTGGTttgtgtatttttttttattcattcTTTTTTCTCTTTCTTCATTGAGATTGTTTCTGAATgtgttcatttttttttttttaaattacattaaaatatatgatatattatatatatatatatatatatgtgatataATAACTTCATGACATGAccatatttatatatagataaatgaaaaagaaaaaaaataaatatacacCTACAAATGTGTTGTAAAAGacaattatataatatatatatatgtatatttatatatttatatatttatatatttatatttttttattttataatctaatatatatacatatgaCATTATATACTTGTCTTGAACATATAAAGGTTCAAATTGTAgtttttcaaaaaattaaaaaattatttttataataattgaacaatatcattaaaaaaaaaaaaaaaaatataaatagtaTTATATAGGGTATTTCATAAAggaaattattatatatattatatatattatatatattttattttatttttttttttttttctcatgaattttacatatatatatataaatatatatttttttattcctcatggataattatatatatattatatatacatatatattatgttttattttattttatttttcttgttcttttaatatatatatatgtgaaaCAATTAAAATATGACCATCACcttttacatatttttgatggaaaaaacaaatgacacatttatattaaaatatatatattatatatatatatatatttatgatatatagtaaatataattatattatactatgaagaataaaagtatataattatttaaaagaacCATATATTGTATCAAACTTTTTTCCTTCATATTTTTGAAGAATGATTAtttaatgaatatttatgtgCCTACGGgcaaaaaaaataaaataaattaataaataaataaaaataatatatatatatatataatatatatataatatatatataatatatatatattcatcCTTATGGAATATTATTTTGCCCAATTATTTTAAATCATGATCTTATGGTGCTCATCcttattttcatttttctCATGAGATTCTTTTATGGATAGCTAAAAAATTTCAGctacaatatttttttttttaaagacctataaaaattttaaaaaatgattgtcttgaaaaatatttttttaaatatgatatatatttataaaagatatttattctttccatttttttttttaaattaattctataatataatatataaaattatagttaacttttgttatataatgatTAGTAAATTTATAAGCACAcattgttatatatatataatatatatatatatatattttttttctcatgtttaaataataatactttCATATTCTTATACAAATCTTTAAATTCATATTTGTGgtgtataaatattaatgtgtgagtttaaaaaaaaaaaaaattgtctttaatatattacaacattttatcatcatattcTAACTATTGGCTTATTTCCATattgtaaatatttaatttatattttatttcattatattgtttatCTGTGTCATTATTATGGTAATTGTTTTAAGATATTCCTACAAGAATATAtgatatgaatatataacatCATTGTTTGTAATTATACTacaatttttattcatattatttttacaaaCTTTATCATCTTAAAATATacacttttttttttttttttttttttttaaatatcatcaatatattaataaaaaaatatatatcaatcTTTTTGCagtttataata is a window of Plasmodium gaboni strain SY75 chromosome 4, whole genome shotgun sequence DNA encoding:
- a CDS encoding hypothetical protein (conserved Plasmodium protein, unknown function) — its product is MEGLKVFMRICLYFALVFNLISKIIICDKINYENNEDIKEMNDENIMEILHSSVLNNNMKKEKEKNILYDLSYYIEYLKIINSLDNKYNDKFDKAILNIDTTKKKKERKNIDLIYYSGKKYNNNIKDIKKQLHKSFYV
- a CDS encoding hypothetical protein (conserved Plasmodium protein, unknown function); this translates as MNTFRNNLNEEREKRMNKKKYTNQNNHFNNLGRNNKVNIKNIKTLYNIFSYVEKENTQENDNIILNEYQVNSHIKESSNIKQTKICSKTKYNYDQSYIENYDFYHTDNIIKYNNMQNVNMKENYSVHTLYNHHTYLHDNKNNEDYNIFNIHLQNEEIEKNKKKKKNYTTHCNIKDNLFNLEKTNIQNKIKEQENFHNLLDIQNIDDNKKKNNSNNNNNNSNSNNNNDGDGKINNAEDISLQTHTHKKQKESSFINGTNENLINWSNETNNIKSSNNTNDVYNICHINNVDNVSTNDNLNNSFDILLNLDFNYNEKNKHINKYNHSVNNNTTSENYTYSTFSSLEKKNEQVEQINHDIFSFNMLQNEKNIMQQNVIHHHDLHNSNNYNKINDNNIHTVSYNNINLINEDIFFTNNCNEIKNIINNENHSIHTNENINSTNHSDIINLYTDKHIPHKLTTQNEMYDLLNFEMNDQNICHNNTYTYQHHPNLKIERFQDNASISYEKEKDIILTQKKSNQINSDILHYNLKEWEDICKDKNYTKREYIFNVEMDTKNVNMDTKNVNMDSHNVEMASQNVEMASQNVEMASQIVEMANQNVEMANQNVEMANQNVEMASQHIEMANQNVHTFSDNLQMDKHNISIINDNVGISCDNVQLPIQKNDRVNDQFYENCDELFYENIENVDQNIYRKDFFFFNDYNNDHEIYCEKFSRSIYENSLRNEKEEKIKNDQLIELSDDIYSLKENYEGSDEGVLIHKNKIKNDHDHDDDTFSLDMNKNSSYIISKSNNVEEVEEKTNLSYDMKEYSIFEKNENFYDEKIDVPYDIQNNISSDCANLYSENNIMPQEKINVIYDNRNNIFMTGQYNNNMIHKNDDDIGIHCMDYFIEKKKQPQIINDNENNSFFEIIEEIENISKDIIGNNINDENNYVDFSKDIMNEIKEDDIEKGNISDHFKDLENEQIENIQMNSNTIINNNIITSDIMDTKKDTVNMYNKNKKMDDQNDDQINNPVDDQNDDRINNPVDDQNDDRINNPVDDQNDDRINNPVDYQNDDRTNNLVDDKTNDQMDEQMEHVQCVDFTTDNIQNVYTHISKNKKENNYNMLNYFEIENKKRKMKNEKQKEPFNLSIAYVTSNEYDLKCYDDIYNILMRKNYLDIFPIFEENKKYNFHYMNIKDFQIFLRKEKNIMKSGFNEMYDYNDYIHFFIEDIFHMNIKDFFFFNIYIDNMNKCITKKNILINNISNSHNFINDFYQKHEKVLTLDIFYKNISYSLYFLIFINLLTQLWEKLSFDIKQINPNKLLKSLIKYVNKKKIVQVLKCTYLYLYNIYEQLNKTCIDEKKKKKIIKIIKKSKSFKSIKKNIYKINNSCFHLLLFFLPLSVPPFKNKINIYEHLLTYFLKNINKMIFKYIKDDKKGSFFTNFEMHDLKKNNHHHHNNIEKKNYTHDTKKGVEQNNKNVQNNIYYNAKNMGNYNGIEKFCTRQDNDQNICTGQVNVQKICTSQVNAQKVCTDHEDENLNLSIEEEDISNFSVKISNRDPIEKVEDLSKEKNVEYETLLTNEEEIKCIEEKTGTFFINNSIEKELDRNMKYIVDNIIQNSSKNICLLKIKSLEELFLYCFEINKNDYMSINNLTNAIRYIKVNDKIEIMEKLFESYIKRNINFYNIFFKIIIPLVNRITNIFENLETLFTLYINYNINKKKKKLFYFYDPWLYGYDAFLSFIQLEDIKNVGENNKDLFYKKKKYIYINERKEYNKDESIQNVENDLYLDDMVIENIDDFLIYFRDLDKNFISKNIFDTLDNIYSIKNTSHLLSIIKNKQAKRKSKINTKEKEKIKEKIKRRQKINQGMNKLNMRIYYSHILNLCNNESYIKINTRALKYLFFNLYFN